The proteins below are encoded in one region of Streptomyces roseirectus:
- a CDS encoding type I polyketide synthase → MMATEDKLRAYLKRVVTDLDDATERLREAKEKEHEPIAVVGMACRFPGGVTSPEDLWQLVASGGDAISAFPTDRGWDLAALHADDADRGTSFTREGGFLYDAGEFDAAFFGISPREALAMDPQQRLLLETSWEAFERAGIDPASLRGSQVGVFAGAWYSGYVEGIRRAEQDLDGFLLTGGASSFVSGRIAYVLGLEGPTFTVDTACSSSLVALHLAAQALRKGECALALSGGVTVMSGPDTFVEFSRQGGVAGDGRCKAFSADADGFGPAEGAGVLVLERLSDARRNGHPVLAVVRGSAVNSDGASNGLTAPNGPSQMRVIRAALANARLSARQVDVVEAHGTGTSLGDPIEAQALLATYGQERADERPLWLGSLKSNIGHTQAAAGVAGVMKMVLAMRHGVLPKTLHVGEPTSKVDWSAGAVSLLTEQVEWARGEAPRRAAVSSFGMSGTNAHVILEEAPVPPEEAVSGGSVEPVGVVPWVLSAKSEVALRAQAERLLGVVDSGVSSVDVGFSLAAGRAGFEHRAAVVGGDAVSRRAGLVALAEGASAAGVVQGVAGSDDRVVFVFPGQGSQWVGMAVELLGSSPVFTESMQACAEALKPHVDWSLLDVLDDAAALERVDVVQPVLFSVMVSLAALWRSYGVEPAAVIGHSQGEIAAAAVAGALSLEDAARVVALRSKALLALSGRGGMVSVSLPVDEVTERLARWDGRVSIAAVNGPGSIVVSGDVDALDELLAQAETDGFRARRIPVDYASHSAHVEEIEGELLKVLASITPRPSQVPFYSTVTVEAIDTSALDAGYWYRNLRQTVRFEETVRLLVEQGHRLFVESSAHPVLAMAVQETSEELAAIGSLRRDEGGLDRFLLSLAEAHVHGADVDWPTVFPGGRLTDLPTYAFQRQRYWLEAGASAGTEDSDDDEFWAVVERADVAELAAELRVGADAPLSEVLPAMSSWRKARREKGAVDSWRYRVGWKPVSGASSPKLSGTWLVVGGAGDVEILDALSGAGADVVRLEVDPVGVEREGLAARVREVVDGVEVGGVFLLPGPSDVSHPVYPVLPAQVAVTVALIQALGDVGVEAPLWIGTRGAVATRAGERVDPVQAQVWGLGRVFGLEHPERWGGLVDLPEAGDARTAAGLAGVLAGIGDEDQVAVRPSGVLARRLVHAPLGAGAAPEWQPRGTVLVTGGTGALGAHVARWLAGAGAERLVLTSRRGLDAPGAVELRDELAALGAEVLVEACDVADRSSAEALLRRLTEHGEPVRAVVHAAGVGDGAPLAGTTAAEFADVLAAKAGGAAHLDALLDDDALDAFVLFSSNAGVWGSGGLAAYAAANAFLDGLAQQRRDRGVPATSVAWGLWAGAGMAEGSNEEFLRRRGLRAMAPELAVTALRQAVGESEPFVAVADVDWARFVPGFTAARSRPLIEDLPEVRDAVSAEAEGTDAGAALRERLAGLPSGEQVRHLLELVRGQVAAVLGHSSTDAVEVSRAFREMGFDSLTAVELRNRLNAATGLKLPATLVFDHPTATALADRLRAELVPDDGDLAQPHDPEEARVRQALASLPLAELRSAGLLDALLDLAGAADATQAPPGPDSRDRIDSIDSMDHDDLLRMALGEADSAELWSS, encoded by the coding sequence CTGATGGCGACCGAAGACAAGCTCCGGGCGTACCTCAAGCGTGTGGTGACCGACCTCGACGACGCCACCGAACGGCTCCGCGAAGCCAAGGAGAAGGAGCACGAGCCGATCGCCGTGGTCGGCATGGCATGCCGGTTCCCCGGCGGCGTCACCTCGCCGGAAGACCTCTGGCAGCTGGTCGCCTCCGGCGGTGACGCGATCTCGGCCTTCCCCACCGACCGGGGGTGGGACCTCGCCGCCCTGCACGCGGACGACGCCGACCGCGGCACCTCCTTCACCCGGGAGGGTGGGTTCCTCTACGACGCCGGTGAGTTCGACGCGGCGTTCTTCGGGATCTCGCCGCGGGAGGCGTTGGCGATGGATCCGCAGCAGCGGTTGCTGCTGGAGACCTCGTGGGAGGCGTTCGAGCGGGCCGGGATCGACCCCGCCTCCCTGCGCGGCAGCCAGGTCGGTGTGTTCGCCGGTGCCTGGTACTCCGGCTATGTCGAGGGCATTCGGCGAGCCGAACAGGATCTCGACGGGTTTCTCCTCACCGGTGGTGCCAGCAGCTTCGTGTCCGGGCGGATCGCGTATGTGCTCGGTCTTGAAGGGCCCACCTTCACGGTTGACACCGCCTGCTCCTCGTCGCTGGTCGCGCTTCATCTGGCCGCCCAGGCGTTGCGCAAGGGGGAGTGTGCGCTTGCGCTGAGCGGTGGGGTCACCGTGATGTCCGGGCCGGACACGTTCGTCGAGTTCAGCCGGCAGGGTGGGGTTGCCGGGGACGGGCGGTGCAAGGCGTTCTCCGCCGACGCCGATGGGTTCGGGCCCGCCGAGGGGGCGGGGGTGCTGGTGCTGGAGCGGTTGTCGGATGCTCGGCGTAACGGGCATCCCGTGCTCGCGGTGGTGCGGGGCTCGGCGGTGAACTCCGATGGGGCGTCCAACGGGTTGACGGCGCCTAACGGGCCCTCGCAGATGCGGGTGATTCGGGCGGCGTTGGCCAATGCGCGGTTGTCTGCTCGGCAGGTTGATGTTGTCGAGGCGCATGGGACCGGGACCAGTCTTGGGGATCCGATCGAGGCGCAGGCGTTGCTCGCGACGTACGGGCAGGAGCGGGCCGATGAACGGCCGTTGTGGTTGGGGTCGTTGAAGTCGAACATCGGGCATACGCAGGCTGCTGCTGGTGTGGCTGGTGTGATGAAGATGGTGCTGGCTATGCGGCATGGGGTGTTGCCGAAGACGCTGCATGTGGGGGAGCCGACGTCCAAGGTGGACTGGTCGGCGGGGGCTGTGTCGTTGTTGACCGAGCAGGTGGAGTGGGCTCGGGGGGAGGCTCCTCGGCGGGCGGCTGTGTCGTCGTTCGGGATGAGTGGGACCAATGCGCATGTGATTCTTGAAGAGGCGCCGGTTCCTCCGGAGGAGGCGGTTTCTGGGGGCTCGGTTGAGCCGGTGGGTGTTGTGCCGTGGGTGTTGTCGGCCAAGAGTGAGGTTGCGTTGCGGGCGCAGGCTGAGCGGTTGTTGGGGGTTGTGGATTCTGGGGTGAGTTCGGTTGATGTTGGGTTTTCGCTGGCGGCTGGTCGGGCTGGTTTTGAGCATCGGGCGGCGGTGGTGGGGGGTGATGCCGTCAGCCGTCGTGCGGGTTTGGTGGCGCTGGCGGAGGGGGCGTCGGCTGCTGGGGTGGTGCAGGGGGTTGCTGGTTCCGATGACCGGGTGGTGTTCGTGTTCCCGGGGCAGGGGTCGCAGTGGGTGGGGATGGCGGTCGAGCTTCTGGGCTCGTCGCCGGTGTTCACGGAGTCGATGCAGGCTTGTGCGGAGGCGCTAAAGCCGCACGTGGACTGGTCGTTGCTGGATGTGCTGGACGATGCCGCTGCGTTGGAGCGGGTTGATGTCGTTCAGCCGGTGTTGTTCTCGGTGATGGTGTCGCTGGCTGCGTTGTGGCGCTCGTATGGCGTGGAGCCTGCTGCGGTTATCGGGCATTCGCAGGGTGAGATCGCGGCTGCGGCTGTTGCTGGGGCGCTCTCGCTGGAAGACGCGGCGCGGGTGGTGGCGTTGCGGAGCAAGGCGTTGCTGGCGTTGTCCGGTCGGGGCGGGATGGTCTCCGTCTCGCTTCCGGTCGACGAGGTCACGGAGCGGCTGGCTCGCTGGGACGGTCGTGTCTCGATCGCCGCCGTGAACGGGCCCGGCTCGATCGTTGTTTCCGGTGACGTCGACGCGCTTGACGAGTTGCTGGCTCAGGCCGAGACGGATGGCTTCCGCGCGCGTCGCATTCCGGTGGACTACGCCTCGCACTCCGCGCATGTGGAGGAGATCGAGGGCGAGTTGCTGAAGGTTCTGGCCAGCATCACCCCGCGTCCGTCGCAGGTCCCCTTCTACTCGACCGTTACCGTCGAGGCGATCGACACCAGCGCGCTGGACGCCGGGTACTGGTACCGCAACCTGCGCCAGACCGTCCGCTTCGAGGAGACCGTCCGTCTCCTGGTCGAGCAGGGGCACCGTCTCTTCGTCGAGTCCAGCGCCCACCCGGTGCTGGCCATGGCCGTTCAGGAGACGTCCGAGGAACTGGCCGCGATCGGTTCCCTGCGTCGGGACGAAGGCGGCCTCGACCGCTTCCTGTTGTCCCTCGCCGAGGCTCACGTCCACGGCGCCGACGTCGACTGGCCGACGGTCTTCCCCGGTGGCCGTCTCACCGACCTCCCCACCTACGCCTTCCAACGCCAGCGCTACTGGCTCGAAGCGGGCGCGTCCGCAGGCACCGAGGACTCGGACGATGACGAGTTCTGGGCGGTCGTCGAGCGGGCGGATGTGGCGGAGTTGGCCGCTGAGTTGAGGGTGGGGGCGGATGCCCCGCTCAGTGAGGTGTTGCCTGCCATGTCCTCCTGGCGCAAGGCGCGTCGGGAGAAGGGTGCCGTGGACTCGTGGCGTTACCGGGTCGGTTGGAAGCCGGTCAGCGGGGCCTCGTCGCCGAAGCTCTCCGGCACCTGGCTGGTGGTCGGGGGTGCCGGGGACGTCGAGATTCTTGACGCGCTCTCGGGGGCCGGGGCTGACGTCGTCCGGCTGGAGGTCGATCCGGTCGGGGTGGAGCGGGAGGGGCTTGCCGCGCGGGTGCGTGAGGTGGTGGACGGTGTCGAGGTCGGCGGGGTTTTCCTGCTTCCCGGGCCGAGTGATGTTTCGCATCCGGTGTATCCGGTGCTGCCTGCCCAGGTTGCCGTCACCGTGGCTCTGATTCAGGCGCTCGGTGACGTCGGGGTCGAGGCGCCGCTGTGGATCGGGACTCGGGGGGCCGTTGCCACCCGTGCCGGGGAGCGGGTTGATCCGGTGCAGGCGCAGGTCTGGGGGCTCGGGCGGGTCTTCGGGCTGGAGCATCCGGAGCGTTGGGGCGGGCTGGTCGATCTGCCGGAGGCGGGTGACGCGCGGACGGCTGCCGGGCTGGCCGGGGTGCTCGCCGGGATCGGGGACGAGGATCAGGTGGCCGTTCGTCCCTCGGGCGTCCTCGCGCGCCGGCTGGTGCACGCGCCGCTCGGCGCCGGCGCCGCTCCCGAGTGGCAGCCGCGCGGCACGGTGCTGGTCACCGGCGGTACCGGGGCGCTCGGTGCGCATGTCGCCCGGTGGCTCGCCGGGGCTGGTGCGGAGCGGCTGGTGTTGACCAGTCGCCGTGGTCTGGACGCGCCCGGTGCGGTTGAACTGCGCGATGAGCTGGCCGCGTTGGGGGCCGAGGTGCTGGTCGAGGCGTGTGACGTCGCCGACCGGTCGTCTGCGGAGGCGCTGCTGCGACGGCTGACCGAGCACGGTGAGCCGGTTCGGGCGGTGGTGCACGCGGCGGGGGTGGGCGACGGCGCGCCGCTGGCCGGCACCACGGCCGCCGAGTTCGCCGACGTGCTCGCCGCCAAGGCGGGCGGGGCGGCGCATCTGGATGCCCTGCTGGACGATGACGCTCTGGACGCCTTCGTGCTGTTCTCGTCGAACGCCGGTGTCTGGGGCAGTGGCGGGCTCGCTGCCTACGCGGCGGCCAACGCCTTCCTCGACGGGCTCGCCCAGCAGCGTCGTGACCGTGGAGTGCCCGCCACCTCCGTCGCCTGGGGGCTGTGGGCCGGGGCCGGGATGGCCGAGGGGTCCAACGAGGAGTTCCTGCGTCGCCGTGGACTGCGGGCTATGGCGCCCGAGTTGGCTGTCACGGCGCTGCGTCAGGCGGTCGGTGAGAGTGAGCCGTTCGTTGCCGTGGCCGATGTGGACTGGGCTCGGTTCGTGCCCGGGTTCACCGCTGCGCGTTCCCGTCCGCTGATCGAGGATCTGCCCGAGGTGCGCGACGCGGTCTCGGCTGAGGCCGAGGGGACCGACGCCGGCGCGGCGCTGCGCGAGCGGCTGGCCGGGCTGCCGTCCGGCGAACAGGTCCGGCACCTGCTTGAGTTGGTGCGCGGCCAGGTCGCCGCCGTCCTCGGGCACTCCTCGACGGACGCCGTCGAGGTCAGCAGGGCGTTCCGCGAGATGGGGTTCGACTCGCTGACCGCCGTCGAGCTGCGGAACCGGCTGAACGCGGCCACCGGGTTGAAGCTGCCCGCCACGCTCGTGTTCGACCATCCGACGGCCACCGCGCTCGCGGACCGTCTGCGCGCCGAACTTGTCCCCGACGACGGTGACTTGGCGCAACCCCACGATCCGGAAGAGGCCCGCGTCCGGCAGGCGCTCGCCTCCCTCCCGCTGGCCGAACTGCGCTCGGCCGGCCTTCTCGACGCACTCCTTGACCTCGCCGGGGCGGCCGACGCCACCCAGGCCCCGCCGGGCCCGGACAGCCGGGACCGGATCGACTCGATCGACTCGATGGACCACGACGACTTGCTGCGGATGGCGCTGGGTGAAGCCGATTCCGCCGAACTGTGGAGCTCATGA